TCTATTCAAACATGAATGGCTTTTACAACTAActggtttaaaaaaaaacaagcaaATAGATAAAACTCCAATTAATAAAGCACTTTTTAAGCCAAATAATTTTTGTCAAAACTGAGGCTTAGTTAGCATGATGCTAAAGGTATCACTCTGCttcttattttattaaagaaaaaaCCAACATAGCTAAGTAGAAGGCAACAGTATCACCTCGATTAGACTACTTTCAATGGAGATTATGAAAACATAACAAAGAGCTATATAGCAAGACAAACACCAGTTGGTTCGAGTTCTAACAAGCTCGGTTTCCCTAAGGACGATCTCAAGTAGGAGATTTGTGAGGTAGGTAGGTGTTGGGAGAGGTTTCCCCACAATAGAGCAAACATTTACGCGACTCAATTTGATTTGTTTGGGGTCCACCGTCACTCCTTAAACGAGGATGCAGATTTGTTTGGGGTCCACCGTCACTTCTTAAAAGAGGATGTAGACCAACAAAAGGGCTATATAGCAATAGTTATTGAGAGAATACCTTTTCTCCAGCAGCAAGAAGAAAGGTTGCCAGATTATATGAAAAGCCCACACAGTGAGTGCCAATGGGACTTTTCAAGCTTTGCATAGTATCATATATGGCCATGCTAGGAGTAAGCTGCAGAGAGGAAGCAATTTTGCAGAAGTGAAAAAAGAGTACAGAAAGGGAGCATCAACGAAACAACAGAAACATGGGAGtatttcaaattaataaaaatagatCAAATATGTCATATTGAGTCGCAAGTAATGAATGACTCACATCTCCTCCAGGCCCATTGATGTAAAAGAAAAGCTTCTTCGAATCGTCAACACTATCAAGGTATAACATTGTGGCAAGTATTTGGTTACTGAACTCTTCATCAATGTGTTGACCAATAAAAATAACACGTTCACGGTACTGCAATTTAAGAGGCCAGTAAATTCCACAGCAGTAATTCAGGTGACAGTATACAGGAAGAAACATTGTCTACAAATTTATATCAACAATATACACACTTGGGAGCAAAAGACGGCAATATTCTATATATTCAAaaatgaaaaagtaaaaatggACTAGATTATCTGATAAAGACACGATAGCCTACTATTTCAAATACGTATAAAAGTAAAAATGACAGTGGAGACAGTTTTAACATATTATTCAAATATTTGTGTATAGTTTCATTCAGTCATTTATCCATCTAATTTATGGGAGGAAAGCAGAGTCGAATGACTTACAAGAGCATTCCATAGATCAACCCACTGCCATGTTCCCTCAGCAACGTTCCTATATGGCACTCTAGGTGTTCCAATGGGCATCATTGAGACGCGACCCCGTGTTGGTTTGCTACTACTATATCTGGAAATAGAGAAAAGAACAAATGGGAGGGGCTCTAGAATTGCACCAAAATGTACTATGTAAGAGAACATGGTCTTCATAAAAGTGAACACTCAGGATGCAATATGCATGGATACTCTTAAAAGTGGCCATGTACAATATCGTGTCTGTGTCAGATACTATCTAGATACAAATACTTGATGGATATATATCGGATACTTCACAATCTTAAATAGAAGAATCCATCAACATATGAATGAGAATATCATATCCGACAGACCGACACGGCGAACAATCATATTATAACATCTTAGCCATACTGAATGTAATGAGAGCTATTTTCTAATCTTTAAACAGGTTTAAGGGTATTTTATAAATCatatatgaaaacataaaactcttaatttatataattatatatgtatgtgctACACATCTACCCAAATGTTTAAATTGATAGTATCCTGAAACTGCATCTGTGCAACACAAGTAGGTGAAACTTAAAAAAACGAGGAATTCAACACCAGAGACCATGAGCAGTCATTTACAACCAAAACAAATGTTCACCAAGCAGTAATAAAAATCAACCCAACAGCTTAATACACGGGAAAACCAAGAATGACATTCTTCCCAATATTCCAGTCACACCGAGGATATGAAAAAGAGGCCATTCGATTCAAACAAATTAAACTCAAAACACATAGATAAGATAACAATCGTAAATCCTGAAGGTAACTGCTCAGCAAATATGCCCATGGCAGCATAACAAATCTAGTAGAACATAGTCCAATCCTGACACTTCATAATCAAAAACACAAATTGCAAATAGCAGAAAATCTCACCTCAACGCAATGCTCTTGTAAACTTGATTGTGAAATTCTACATTTAAATTGGGCTTTCCAACCCCGTAAGAATCTGTGAAAGAAATTTCAGAAGGGGACAAAAGCACAAAGATTTTAACTatatatcaataaaatcaaCCATGGccatcaacaaaaaaaaatatttatacggACTTGGGGATTGAGCTCGTAATCCCACAAAAACTTTGCTCCCGCAGCTGCAAAACAGAAATACAGGGAAATAATAGTCCATAAAAAACAAGAATAATTTAAAAAGAATCGCataaa
This portion of the Henckelia pumila isolate YLH828 unplaced genomic scaffold, ASM3356847v2 CTG_80:::fragment_1, whole genome shotgun sequence genome encodes:
- the LOC140873750 gene encoding ATP-dependent Clp protease proteolytic subunit-related protein 2, chloroplastic, with the protein product MSLLHSSCLQSTADIPQTSLSCGSKVFVGLRAQSPNSYGVGKPNLNVEFHNQVYKSIALRYSSSKPTRGRVSMMPIGTPRVPYRNVAEGTWQWVDLWNALYRERVIFIGQHIDEEFSNQILATMLYLDSVDDSKKLFFYINGPGGDLTPSMAIYDTMQSLKSPIGTHCVGFSYNLATFLLAAGEKGYRYAMPLSRIALQSPAGSARGQADDIRNEADELLRIRDYLFKELAKKTGQPIDKIHNDLGRMKRFNAQEALEYGLIDRIVRPSRIKADAPPKESTAGLG